CgttttaaagttgttttcttAATGCTGTTGTAAAGGTATATCAGATTTTAGAGAGATGATATCTTGACAAATACAGAGCTTAATGTCACtgcaaagaaaaacatttgaatttcaGATTGTCAtgtctttttattaaattacaaacaCATGGAAACATCAGTCGGTGTGTATCTGGATGTCATTTATGATTTTAAGTTCTCACACAACACAAGCTCACATGCTGCAGGATAGTAAAAGTTATCAGTCgtcataaatgcaaaataaccaCTGGtgctctttggtcatttttgactgaaaaatgtttttttttttttagaatgttttacttCATCATAATGGCACAAAGACTTGGTAAAGGTTTGTGTGAAcacaataaattaatcaattaattaatgctGTGATTTGAAAAGGTTAAATGGTCCTGAAAAATAGTCACACTTGTACTGTTTGCGTTCAAATATGACCACATTAGAATGAGAAGTGAAAATagcacccaaacaaaatctttaGTAATATCCACATTAAATGCGGAAGATAACTGGTTTAGATGTAGGGCTTGATTTTAAGTTATAACTGTTCCATGAAAATAGTTTAGTACCATAAgatcccttaaaaaaaaaaaaaaaaaaaaaaaccactgaCACTACAACATAGTACATTGATTTCAGATCTCCCGTTTTTAACCACCACATGAGGAGCACCAGAGGGTTAAAAGAATAGAGAGTTCACATCACAACTATAATGATGACAACAGAGGAACGATATCGTTACAGTCACTTTCAGTATTTTCTAGCTGATGAATGATAAACACATTGGCAGCCAATCAGTATTTTCTagctgatgaatgataaaaaaatgcatcagcTAACAGTCAGCAAAATAGACCACCTGATGATTATCAAAGAGCTACAGTTCATTTGAATGGGGCTTTACACCATAAAGTATGGATCTATCTGCAATAACTGTTACAAACCAACTAGTTTAAATTAGTCTTGTAACTAGTACTTTTAATAGTTACTTTTTAAGTTCCTATTAAAAAAGGAACTGATATAAAAACGATTCTGTCAAATGTGGGTAAATTGTCAGTGTTTTCTGTGGCTTTAACTTTACATTAaaagtgttttcattgttatttctATTGCTTCATTTTAAAACGAATTAAATGCATCTCTgttaatctttaaaataattgtatttttgtttgtaaatcatGTAATTGTTTGCACATGGTTTGCAACACTTCTCATGGATTGAGTCTGATATCAGCATATGCTCATTTGGAAACATGTTCTTATGAAGTAACAAATGCAATGTAGATCAATAGTGTATAATTTATTTGAGCAGCTTCCCAAACACATGAGGGAGTTTATGACGTTGTCATGAGTTCCTCTGATGAACACTAGATGGAGCCACAGAATAATTTCCCCATCAgtcagtgtttttgtgtttaaaatggcATGCTATACTCATTTCATGCAATACCTACATTTTAACATGCATGTATAGATTTCACAGACTGTATCCCAAAATGCAGCCCTTTTCATTTCTAATGATGGATGAACTGGATCAGCACCACTTGGCTTGCTATTTGATCAGACCcaaaattggattaaaaatacagaataacaatttatttcTAAACAGCATCACTAGTTGACTTAAACAGTGTAATGTGTTCATGTGGCAGCAGAGTTTATCATTGTATACTGCAGATGTTTTTATACTTAaacttataataaattaatgttttccaGTTTAGTCCCACCTGTTCAGTTCAAGTCTTCAGCAGCCCTCAGTGATAAACTGACAGACTGATGTACAGTGTGACAGACATAATACAGCTGTAGatttacatgtgtgtatttacagtGTGTGCATAATGGTTAGGCacgttgatattctggtcatatatatgtatatatttttttttccaaacacttaccaattccaaaccataTCAAtcttaataaatactattaattttgcatttaatcatGTATAAGTCATATGTaattgtccatgaaggctggaagtgaaaaatgAACTTAGTATTCAGGTGTGTATAATTATTAggtacattttgttttacagataaaatgaaccaaaaaaagagatttaactcagactgaaagttaaaaatgattaaatgtctATTAAATGTccataaatacaaaatttacaGTAGTTTGTAGTATCAGATTCCATGTGAtatggaattggtaaaatgtgcttggaatGAAATATATGACAGGAATATCAACGTgtctaataattatgcacagaCTGTATTTTATGGAATCATGTCACACTTTGCATTTCAGATCACTGtgtcatttattaaaaacatgaatacaTACTAAAAAAGTACAATGTTTATTCTATAGATTAgcaatcctaaaaaaaaataataataataaaattaaaaactataaaaaaaaaaaaaaaaagttaacagtAAATGATTTTGCATCTATAGATCTTAACTGCAccaaaaatacttcaaaaattTCAACACAAGTAAGCAGTTACATATTCATGTATTTACAGATTTGCAGTTTTACACATGTGGTACAACAGAGTAAAAGTGTTTAGATCTGTTCGGCCCTGATAGCTGCCTTAGTATTTACATGGTTTATAGTGTAAACAAAATGTACCATCTTTTACCATCACTTTCCATCAGTGGTCTTTTAGTTCTTTTGTATCCACTGTAGGCAGATGTTTTCtcagaaatgaacatttattgttatatacTGTGATTGTATGTTTGCAAGTTACTGAAGCTTTTGCTAGTagcttttcaaatatttatctTACAAACTAATTACTGAAAATAagccagagagaaagagatattTTCAGTAGGGCTaatgatttctcgattttaagcattttaatgaGCCAGTTTGGCTTCATAAATGGTGACACATTAGTGAAATTTGAGCCAGATTTTGAGTGCAAATATTAGGTCAATTGTCTGTATCTTAGCCCTGTATAACACAAGTCATCTACAAACCAAACAGCTTTCTGTTGGTGCATGTGGCAAACTTATGCAACAAacttaaacataaattaaatatatgtggaACTTTTCACCCTCGCGATTAACTCTTATTGGTGCAggttattattgaaatattattgattTCGCCTTTGCAATTTGTCCAATTGTGACCGTGCTTTTAAATCTCAGGTTTTCTGTTGATGCATGAACATCAGACCTCACATCTAATAAGTgcagtaaattatttgttttgttacttttgatatcaAACAAAGCCTCCATTTTTAAATTCTGGCAACAAAATTGCCACATATATtgtcatgctaaaatcttcaaGCTTGAACTGTTATAATACTGTAGGCTACCAACTTGCAGAGTCCCTGTATAGTTCATAGTCTTAgttgaaagaattaaaaaaaaattgacttatATGCTATGTCTAAAAGAATGTATATTAAATCAAGATaggaactgaactgaattgtgaaatttttGTCAGCACCCAGCCCTacttgttatttttacacattttaaacaaaaatcatttcaaaatcatcctacatcactgcagaagcaccgacactgtgtttgcaaagtgaacatgcaaagaaaatcaaacacctttaacaaaaaaggtttgTTAACAACCCCTTTAACTGCCCTTAACAAACGGCGatatagaatgattttgaagttgagggagaacatgagatgggagtttttccacatacactaactgacatgaaccagaacaaaaactgagttcaggcagagcaagacaaaacgagcgtttgacaataaaaagtatataaattgtattatttttatgaaaatagccgatcgttttactagataagacccttcttcctcggctgggatcgtttatagccgcattgggatcatttaaagctgcattaaaactacattttggaagtttaaaatcggggcaccatatcagtccattatatggagaaaaatgctgaaatgttttcctcaaaaaacattctttcctcaatcgtaaagaaattaagacatgaacatcttggatcacaagggggtgagtacattatgtatGAATctttgttgtggaagtggacttttcctctaacagtattattacttttaacTTGACATGGGGTCGTAAAAAACTGTGAAGTTTGGATAGTATTAACTGAAGTTGTCATAAAACAACTTTTGGTTGAATTGATGATGCTGTGTTAAAGTTGTACACATTGTcactgggaatcaaacccatgagtCTTATGTTCCCAGCACCATACTAGTACatctttatacatttttgtagtttgtagatgtatgatattattttttctacATGCATCGTTCTGGTTAAACTGCAGTGGTCAGTCAGGCGTTTGAGCTGTTATTACTCAGTAAAGGTTGACTGGACTCTTCAGCTGATTTTACAGGTTTTGTACAATCCAAGATTATAAGTGGACTCTGATCACCAGCACCAGGATTAAACAGAGGAACGACTGTTCCAGAGAATCTGGTGCTGATGGTCAGGAGATGTTTACTCTCTTTGATGTTGTAAAATGACAGCTGACCCTCTTCATAATCTAACAGAACTCCCAGTCGTTCAGGTCTCGGTGTCAGTGAGAGTTTAACTGGTGGATCAGTGTTGGTGTGAAAACCATTAGGACCGTCTGAACACAAGAACCAGTAACCACTTGATGGAGTTAAAGCAGATCTGTCTCttacagtaaaatttccatgtttCACCACACCAATTAACCAGTAGTTTTTAGGAGGTGTATTTTCTTGTGTCAGCTTTACCTCCCAATAGTGACGACCAGAGGTGAATCTTTGTGCTCCAAATGCGCATAATTCATATGGAAATCCCTCTCCAGTGTGATCATATCCTGGACCGTCCCTCATGATTTTACAGTTCTTAGTGACCATCAGATCTGGATGTAAATGTTCACGGTCAACAGTGATCTCAACTGTGTGGAAAACATACATGAGCAACAATTATTAATCCTCATGTATATAAGATGACATTtgcacatatatgtatatataactgAGACAATGTCATACCTGCATGTTTCCTCGGTTCTTCTATATTTACATCTCCcacaactaaaatgaaaaacaaatagttTAAGATTTTAGAAGGTAAAAACGCTAGCTGTAGTTAACATCTGCAGTTATCTGCATCTAACAAAAATAAGTGTAACCATCCAATATGGGAAGTGAATGGTGGTTATGTGACAGTGGCAGTGTTGCAGATGATTCTGTGCATTGtgatcattttacattttgaagttACACATTTAATTGTATTCACATTATGGTCTCTTGGACACATAACATttgcatatatgcatatattgtGTTTGCaagacattgtaaaatataaaattttttattaaatgtagaaTAACAAAACTGactgttttgttaattttattttcatctacACCATTATTCCACTGTGAGTGACCAAacctcttctgttttttttttcctgctgaaATTATTAATGAAGGTATTAATTATCAAAATACTCTAGATGTTGTAAACcacattaaataacatttttaacccTTCCAGGCAGAGAGACAGAATTTctttcagatattcatatatattGCTGTGAATGGGCAACAaactaaatcattttatttcacaattattaaaaataaaaaacgaacAATTCACATGTACGTAAGTA
The sequence above is a segment of the Labeo rohita strain BAU-BD-2019 chromosome 7, IGBB_LRoh.1.0, whole genome shotgun sequence genome. Coding sequences within it:
- the LOC127167907 gene encoding butyrophilin-like protein 9 isoform X4, with product MTVKKWISKSRGRSEHLFLLLSSALGSTPVLFLKFLDDGRVNISCKSSGWHPKPSVTWMSDERRVLHPGGVFYSREAHEMFSVHSWTAVSRSDAQLVSCSLSLKTGELKDGRMDIQGIVSSDSSGPWKALFFTLFIFALLGFGLVGFFLYKCRPGNWNSSSGFMYPPTRVLIFLICFAGKKPDKEIVGDVNIEEPRKHAVEITVDREHLHPDLMVTKNCKIMRDGPGYDHTGEGFPYELCAFGAQRFTSGRHYWEVKLTQENTPPKNYWLIGVVKHGNFTVRDRSALTPSSGYWFLCSDGPNGFHTNTDPPVKLSLTPRPERLGVLLDYEEGQLSFYNIKESKHLLTISTRFSGTVVPLFNPGAGDQSPLIILDCTKPVKSAEESSQPLLSNNSSNA